From Variovorax sp. J2L1-78, the proteins below share one genomic window:
- a CDS encoding flagellar brake protein, translating into MENKSSDLADAPSQTHTSPGESDDEFGHRDPIVVGARLRNLVNGGDFLTIQFASGQLVTQLLDVDTRARTFTVDWGASTRQNEGLLAAQRCQFSAQPEGVRVEFATAAPRETRFEGLPAFELDFPEVLYYLQRREHFRVGTPVQNAYTCTGSLPSGGAFSFEVHDLSLGGVAIRTTDKRVADWSTGASLRNCELSLGTFGRLSIDLELVSRRPTVLPNGGQRHLLGFRFLTLPGNVEGKLQRLITQLELKGNTLAR; encoded by the coding sequence ATGGAAAACAAGTCAAGCGACCTGGCCGACGCGCCCAGCCAGACGCACACCTCACCCGGCGAGAGCGACGACGAATTCGGCCACCGCGATCCGATCGTGGTCGGTGCGCGGCTGCGCAACCTCGTCAATGGCGGCGATTTCCTCACCATCCAGTTCGCGAGCGGACAGCTGGTGACGCAGCTGCTCGATGTGGACACACGCGCGCGCACCTTCACTGTCGACTGGGGCGCGTCGACCCGGCAGAACGAGGGCCTGCTGGCCGCGCAACGTTGCCAGTTCAGCGCACAGCCGGAAGGTGTGCGGGTCGAATTCGCCACCGCCGCACCACGCGAAACCCGCTTCGAAGGGCTGCCCGCCTTCGAGCTCGACTTTCCCGAGGTGCTGTACTACCTGCAGCGCCGGGAGCATTTCCGCGTCGGCACGCCGGTGCAGAACGCCTACACCTGCACAGGGTCCTTGCCCAGCGGCGGGGCGTTCAGCTTCGAAGTGCACGACCTGTCGCTCGGCGGTGTCGCCATCCGCACCACGGACAAGCGCGTGGCCGATTGGTCGACCGGCGCCTCCCTGCGGAACTGCGAACTCTCGCTCGGCACCTTCGGCCGGCTCTCGATCGACCTGGAACTGGTCTCGCGCCGCCCCACCGTCCTGCCCAACGGCGGACAGCGCCATCTGCTGGGCTTCCGTTTCCTGACGCTGCCGGGCAACGTCGAAGGCAAGCTGCAGCGCCTGATCACGCAACTCGAATTGAAGGGCAACACCTTGGCGCGCTGA
- a CDS encoding aminotransferase class I/II-fold pyridoxal phosphate-dependent enzyme, whose product MSSPFPSSTSAVVVHGGPDALGVPAHDFSTNGNACGPCPVTLAALHAVDAAHYPDPHYTALRETLARFHGVDVQRIVVAASASEFIFRLTAAVASRGGRHVALPPHSYGDYRRAARAWGLTAVTWADGERAGGPARSLHWACDPSSPLGQAEPGLGARIDRLPDGATCVLDLAYEPLRLDGALALTAAQRDRVWQLVTPNKALGLTGIRAAYAIAPRADRDMPEAVARLAPSWPVGSHGVALLGAWTSPQAQAHLQRTRATLAEWKRQQIAMCASLGWECLPSVANFFCVRPDAENLPALAAGLRGRGIKVREAASFGLPEALRLAVLPPASQAALHAAVQSLGAR is encoded by the coding sequence ATGTCTTCTCCTTTTCCCTCGTCGACGAGCGCGGTTGTCGTGCACGGCGGCCCCGACGCGCTGGGCGTGCCGGCGCACGATTTCTCGACCAACGGCAATGCCTGCGGCCCGTGCCCGGTCACGCTCGCGGCGCTTCACGCCGTCGACGCGGCGCACTATCCCGACCCGCACTACACCGCGCTTCGCGAAACGCTGGCGCGCTTCCATGGCGTCGATGTGCAGCGCATCGTGGTCGCAGCCAGCGCCAGCGAATTCATCTTCCGCCTCACCGCGGCGGTCGCGTCGCGTGGCGGGCGTCATGTCGCACTGCCGCCGCACAGCTATGGCGACTACCGGCGCGCGGCGCGGGCCTGGGGGCTGACGGCGGTGACCTGGGCCGACGGCGAACGTGCGGGCGGCCCTGCGCGGTCGCTGCACTGGGCTTGCGATCCTTCGAGTCCGCTGGGCCAGGCAGAGCCAGGGCTCGGCGCGCGCATCGACCGGTTGCCGGACGGCGCGACCTGCGTGCTCGACCTGGCCTACGAGCCGCTGCGCCTGGACGGTGCCCTGGCGCTGACGGCGGCGCAGCGCGATCGGGTCTGGCAACTCGTCACGCCCAACAAGGCACTGGGCCTCACCGGCATCCGCGCGGCCTATGCCATCGCGCCACGCGCAGACCGCGACATGCCCGAGGCCGTCGCCCGCCTTGCGCCCTCGTGGCCCGTTGGCAGCCATGGCGTCGCGCTGCTCGGCGCCTGGACGTCGCCCCAAGCGCAGGCGCATCTGCAGCGCACGCGCGCGACGCTGGCCGAGTGGAAGCGACAGCAGATCGCGATGTGTGCATCGCTGGGCTGGGAATGCCTGCCGAGCGTGGCCAACTTCTTCTGCGTGCGGCCCGATGCAGAGAATCTTCCGGCCCTGGCGGCCGGCCTGCGCGGCCGTGGCATCAAGGTGCGCGAGGCTGCATCCTTCGGCCTGCCGGAGGCGCTGCGGCTGGCCGTGCTGCCGCCGGCATCGCAGGCGGCCCTGCACGCCGCGGTGCAGTCGCTGGGCGCCCGCTGA
- the cbiB gene encoding adenosylcobinamide-phosphate synthase CbiB has product MTMTAATFDALRTAGTMSAALWIALLIDHLLGEPPARWHPVVWIGHYLGWIGRRIAPLGLSTARAVPFVAGALAWCIGAATVAGVAFAVQRALWMLPFWATAIGLGLALKPLLAWRMLRTEVLAVEAALDVSLDAGRTQLARLVSRDVGQLSEAEVRESAIESLAENLNDSVVAPIFWVLLLGLPGAAVYRFANTADAMWGYLGLRHGRDWTWAGKWTARADDVLSWAPARITALLLHGLVRRPGWRVLPREARRTPSPNSGWPMAAMALRLGVRLGKPSVYVLNAQGRRPRSGDLLQAARFGGHAVRAAVALATLAFFLGAWAACG; this is encoded by the coding sequence ATGACGATGACCGCCGCCACCTTCGACGCGCTGCGCACGGCCGGCACGATGAGCGCCGCGCTCTGGATCGCGCTCCTGATCGATCACCTCCTCGGCGAGCCACCGGCGCGTTGGCATCCCGTGGTGTGGATCGGCCACTACCTGGGGTGGATCGGCCGGCGCATCGCGCCGCTCGGCCTGTCGACGGCGCGCGCAGTGCCTTTCGTTGCCGGGGCGCTCGCCTGGTGCATCGGCGCGGCCACCGTGGCCGGCGTGGCCTTCGCCGTGCAGCGCGCCTTGTGGATGCTGCCGTTCTGGGCCACGGCGATCGGGCTCGGGCTCGCCCTCAAGCCACTGCTCGCGTGGCGCATGCTGCGCACCGAGGTGCTCGCGGTGGAAGCCGCGTTGGACGTGTCGCTCGATGCGGGCCGCACGCAACTGGCCCGATTGGTGAGCCGCGACGTCGGGCAGCTCAGCGAGGCTGAGGTCCGCGAAAGCGCCATCGAATCGCTGGCCGAGAACCTCAACGATTCGGTGGTCGCGCCGATCTTCTGGGTCCTGCTGCTCGGCCTGCCGGGCGCGGCGGTCTATCGCTTCGCGAACACGGCCGATGCGATGTGGGGCTACCTCGGCCTGCGCCATGGCCGCGACTGGACCTGGGCCGGGAAGTGGACGGCGCGGGCGGACGACGTGCTGTCGTGGGCACCGGCGCGCATCACGGCGCTGCTGCTGCATGGACTGGTGCGGAGACCCGGCTGGCGCGTGCTGCCGCGCGAGGCCCGGCGCACGCCGTCCCCGAACAGCGGCTGGCCGATGGCCGCGATGGCGCTGCGGCTGGGTGTGCGGCTGGGCAAGCCGAGTGTCTACGTGCTGAATGCCCAGGGTCGGCGGCCACGCTCCGGCGACCTGCTGCAGGCGGCGCGTTTCGGTGGCCATGCGGTGCGTGCGGCGGTGGCCCTGGCGACGTTGGCCTTCTTCCTGGGCGCCTGGGCCGCGTGCGGCTGA